Proteins encoded together in one Salarchaeum sp. JOR-1 window:
- a CDS encoding ABC transporter ATP-binding protein, giving the protein MSTPEDSVFDTYRDRVERPLYRLFSEYGLSEWRYFAGGMAANVVARAASLLPPLLLGTAIDSVFTSESAFSLPVVPASWLPATAPDAAQFQFAAVAIAVSFFVTAVFTWLYGVAANLFAHRVMHAVRTDSFEKMQRLDMTFFDDKQTGEVMSVLNNDASNLEVFLDNALQNTARLAVMVVGIAGIMFWMNWQLAIVTLAAIPLIVVLTLWFMRAVEPRYVAQRQSIGDLNTRLENALSGVELVKTSNTEAYETARVRDASYSFFRDTMSVLKLNYLYRPGMELLAGLSFAVTFVVGGIWLFQGPPLFFSGTLSTGEFVTFILLTQRFVTPLAEVSNIVDQYENAKASSERVFGLRDIPVRIQDDADATDISPVEGRVEYDDVTFGYESDPYGDPGDDTPGSLADEDVILDGVSFDADPGETTALVGPTGAGKSTILKLLLRLYDVDGGEIRVDGHDIRDVTLESLRGAIGYVGQDTFLFDGTIAENITYGEFDADREDVVEAAKAAEAHEFITEMPDGYDTRVGERGVKLSGGQRQRVSIARTVLHDPQILLLDEATSAVDTETEFLIQRSLDRLSEDRTTFSIAHRLSTVKNADQILVVEAGEIAERGTHGELLDAEGVYAALWDAQTGDRDRLKRELDVET; this is encoded by the coding sequence ATGTCTACGCCGGAGGACAGCGTGTTCGACACGTACCGCGACCGCGTCGAACGACCGCTCTATCGGTTGTTCTCGGAGTACGGTCTGTCGGAGTGGCGGTATTTCGCGGGCGGGATGGCGGCGAACGTCGTCGCGCGCGCCGCGAGCCTCCTCCCGCCGCTCCTGCTGGGGACGGCTATCGACAGCGTGTTCACGAGCGAGTCGGCGTTCTCGCTCCCCGTCGTGCCCGCGTCGTGGCTGCCCGCGACCGCGCCCGACGCGGCGCAGTTCCAGTTCGCGGCCGTCGCCATCGCCGTCTCCTTCTTCGTGACAGCGGTGTTCACGTGGCTGTACGGCGTGGCGGCGAACCTGTTCGCGCACCGCGTGATGCACGCCGTGCGGACGGACTCCTTCGAGAAGATGCAGCGTCTCGACATGACGTTCTTCGACGACAAGCAGACGGGAGAGGTCATGTCCGTCCTGAACAACGACGCCTCGAATCTCGAAGTCTTCCTCGACAACGCCCTCCAGAACACCGCGCGGCTCGCCGTGATGGTCGTCGGTATCGCCGGCATCATGTTCTGGATGAACTGGCAGCTCGCAATCGTGACGCTCGCCGCGATTCCGCTCATCGTCGTCCTCACGCTCTGGTTCATGCGAGCGGTCGAACCCCGGTACGTCGCGCAGCGACAGAGCATCGGCGACCTCAACACCCGCCTGGAGAACGCGCTCTCCGGCGTCGAGCTCGTGAAGACCTCGAACACCGAAGCCTACGAGACCGCGCGCGTCCGCGACGCGTCCTACAGTTTCTTCCGGGACACGATGAGCGTCCTGAAGCTCAACTACCTCTACCGGCCGGGCATGGAACTGCTCGCCGGCCTCTCCTTTGCAGTAACCTTTGTCGTCGGCGGCATCTGGCTATTCCAGGGGCCGCCGCTGTTCTTCTCGGGCACGCTCTCCACCGGCGAGTTCGTGACGTTCATCCTGCTCACCCAGCGGTTCGTCACGCCGCTCGCCGAGGTGTCGAACATCGTCGACCAGTACGAGAACGCGAAGGCGTCCTCGGAGCGCGTGTTCGGCCTGCGCGACATCCCCGTCCGCATTCAGGACGACGCCGACGCCACCGACATCTCGCCCGTCGAGGGCCGCGTCGAGTACGACGACGTGACGTTCGGCTACGAGAGCGACCCCTACGGCGACCCCGGCGACGACACCCCCGGCTCGCTCGCCGACGAGGACGTCATTCTCGACGGCGTGAGCTTCGACGCCGACCCCGGCGAGACCACCGCGCTCGTCGGGCCCACCGGTGCGGGGAAGTCCACGATTCTGAAACTCCTGCTTCGGCTCTACGACGTGGATGGCGGCGAAATCCGCGTGGACGGCCACGACATCCGGGACGTGACCCTCGAAAGTTTGCGCGGTGCTATCGGGTACGTCGGCCAGGACACCTTCCTGTTCGACGGCACCATCGCGGAGAACATCACGTACGGCGAGTTCGACGCCGACCGCGAGGACGTAGTGGAGGCCGCGAAGGCCGCGGAAGCCCACGAGTTCATCACGGAGATGCCGGACGGCTACGACACCCGGGTCGGCGAGCGCGGCGTGAAGCTGTCGGGCGGCCAGCGCCAGCGCGTCAGCATCGCTCGCACCGTTCTCCACGACCCCCAGATTCTGCTTCTGGACGAGGCCACGTCCGCGGTGGACACCGAGACGGAGTTCCTCATCCAGCGCAGTCTCGACCGGCTGAGCGAGGATCGCACCACGTTCAGTATCGCGCACCGGCTCTCCACCGTGAAGAACGCCGACCAGATCCTCGTCGTGGAGGCGGGCGAAATCGCGGAGCGCGGCACGCACGGAGAACTCCTCGACGCCGAGGGCGTGTACGCGGCGCTCTGGGACGCGCAGACGGGCGACCGCGACCGCCTCAAACGGGAACTCGACGTCGAGACGTAA